A region from the Haliaeetus albicilla chromosome 16, bHalAlb1.1, whole genome shotgun sequence genome encodes:
- the C16H1orf122 gene encoding uncharacterized protein C1orf122 homolog isoform X1, giving the protein MEAAGEPHGRPAVEEDLRRLRSLLEARQRHLRARIAACEQLTAEMAALQAALGADGRPPCVSAGPGSGHGPAPARRGEASSAPRPPVPPCSPTRPAPGLAAGSPVPGGGGAAKP; this is encoded by the exons AtggaggcggcgggggagccCCACGGGCGGCCCGCG GTGGAGGAGGACCTGCGGAGGCTGCGGAGCCTGCTGGAGGCCCGGCAGCGGCACCTGCGGGCCCGCATCGCCGCCTGCGAGCAGCTGACGGCGGAGATGGCCGCCCTCCAGGCCGCCCTGGGCGCTGACGGCCGCCCGCCCTGCGTAAGCGCCGGCCCGGGCTCCGGTcacggcccggccccggcccggcgaGGGGAGGCGAGCtcggccccgcgcccgcccgTCCCTCCCTGCTCTCCGACTCGCCCGGCGCCGGGCCTGGCCGCGGGGAGCCCCGTGCctggcggcgggggggccgcGAAGCCCTGA
- the C16H1orf122 gene encoding uncharacterized protein C1orf122 homolog isoform X2 — translation MEAAGEPHGRPADLRRLRSLLEARQRHLRARIAACEQLTAEMAALQAALGADGRPPCVSAGPGSGHGPAPARRGEASSAPRPPVPPCSPTRPAPGLAAGSPVPGGGGAAKP, via the exons AtggaggcggcgggggagccCCACGGGCGGCCCGCG GACCTGCGGAGGCTGCGGAGCCTGCTGGAGGCCCGGCAGCGGCACCTGCGGGCCCGCATCGCCGCCTGCGAGCAGCTGACGGCGGAGATGGCCGCCCTCCAGGCCGCCCTGGGCGCTGACGGCCGCCCGCCCTGCGTAAGCGCCGGCCCGGGCTCCGGTcacggcccggccccggcccggcgaGGGGAGGCGAGCtcggccccgcgcccgcccgTCCCTCCCTGCTCTCCGACTCGCCCGGCGCCGGGCCTGGCCGCGGGGAGCCCCGTGCctggcggcgggggggccgcGAAGCCCTGA
- the YRDC gene encoding threonylcarbamoyl-AMP synthase yields MLRARRVALAGLARAGEGAPGPAPGLGLGLGLGLARSARLLLPPGGAAQPDPQGWREAVAAAVGALQAGGLVAVPTDTVYGVACLAQDSGAVRSIYSLKGRNGRKPLAICLGDVDRLYRYCQVNVPDELLRDLLPGPVTLVLKRSEELNKDLNPFTSLVGVRIPNHPFIRELARACSGPLALTSANVSCQASTLTVSEFQDLWPQLSLIIDGGPIGDVQSPECRLGSTVVDLSVSGKFTIIRPGCALTPTVEILRQKYGLIPESS; encoded by the exons ATGCTGAGGGCGCGGCGGGTGGCGCTGGCGGGGCTGGCTCGGGCCGGGGAGGGAGCGCCGGGCCCGGCAccgggcctgggcctgggcctgggcctgggcctcGCCCGCAGCGCCCGcctgctgctgccgcccggCGGCGCCGCCCAGCCCGACCCGCAAG GCTGGAGGGAGGCGGTGGCGGCCGCCGTCGGTGCCTTGCAGGCGGGCGGGCTGGTGGCGGTGCCGACGGACACGGTGTACGGCGTGGCGTGCCTGGCCCAGGACTCCGGCGCCGTGCGGAGCATCTACAGCCTGAAGGGGCGGAACGGGAGGAAGCCGCTGGCCATCTGCCTCGGGGACGTGGACCGCCTCTACAG GTACTGCCAGGTGAACGTGCCGGACGAGCTGTTGCGGGACCTGCTTCCAGGACCTGTGACCCTGGTCTTAAAACGTTCGGAAGAACTAAACAAAGACTTGAATCCTTTCACGTCG CTGGTTGGTGTTCGTATTCCAAATCACCCTTTTATTAGGGAGTTGGCACGAGCTTGCTCTGGACCACTGGCTTTAACAAGCGCTAACGTCAGCTGTCAGGCGAGCACGCTGACGGTTTCG gaattccAAGACCTATGGCCTCAGTTGTCCTTAATCATAGATGGAGGCCCAATAGGGGATGTCCAGAGCCCAGAGTGTCGTTTGGGGTCAACTGTGGTTGACTTATCTGTGTCGGGGAAGTTCACCATCATTCGTCCTGGCTG TGCACTGACACCTACAGTTGAAATCCTGAGGCAGAAGTATGGCTTGATACCAGAATCATCTTGA